In Helianthus annuus cultivar XRQ/B chromosome 3, HanXRQr2.0-SUNRISE, whole genome shotgun sequence, a single window of DNA contains:
- the LOC118490439 gene encoding DNA-directed RNA polymerase subunit alpha-like, with product MVREKITVSTRTLQWKCVESAADSKRLLYGRFILSPLMKGQADTIGIAMRRALLGEIEGTCITRAKSEKISHEYATIMGIQESVHEILMNLKEIVLRSNLYGTCEASICVRGPGYVTAQDIILPPYVEIVDNTQHIASLTEPIELIRKNRNDCVSVPTEPMTIHDSTIESIPYWFQIRGMLCVLKAKESAEKGGKLSVPGSPVAGSSGTTRILS from the exons ATGGTTCGAGAGAAAATAACAGTATCTACTCGGACACTACAGTGGAAGTGTGTTGAATCAGCAGCAGACAGTAAGCGTCTTTTGTATGGGCGCTTTATTCTGTCTCCGCTTATGAAAGGTCAAGCAGACACAATAGGCATTGCGATGCGAAGAGCTTTGCTTGGAGAAATCGAAGGAACATGTATCACACGCGCAAAATCTGAGAAAATCTCACACGAATATGCTACCATAATGGGTATTCAAGAATCAGTACATGAAATTTTAATGAATTTGAAAGAAATCGTATTGAGAAGTAATCTCTATGGAACTTGTGAGGCGTCTATTTGTGTCAGGGGCCCCGGATATGTAACTGCTCAAGATATCATCTTACCGCCTTATGTAGAAATCGTCGATAATACACAGCATATAGCTAGCTTGACGGAACCCATTGAGTTG ATAAGAAAAAATAGAAATGACTGTGTCTCTGTACCGACTGAACCAATGACTATTCATGATTCCACAATTGAATCAATTCCATACTGGTTCCAAATTAGAGGAATGTTATG CGTTCTTAAGGCCAAAGAGTCGGCGGAAAAGGGGGGAAAGCTCTCCGTTCCTGGTTCTCCTGTAGCTGGATCCTCCGGAACCACAAGAATCCTTAGTTAG